The Candidatus Dormiibacterota bacterium genomic sequence GCGAGGTTCGAGACCCCGGCGGCGAAGGCGACGAGCATCAACGCCCAGCAGCAGCCGAGGCAGAAGACGCCGTGCCGAAGCCCCAGCCGCAGCGCCGCCGCTGCGCCGCGGCGGTAATGGCGCAGCAGCAGCGCGGCGGGATGGCGGCAGACGGTGAGGCACCGCTCCTTCAGCGCCGAGAACTGGAACATCCCCGCGACGGCGAGGGTGACGCCGGGGACCACCCAGGGGTGCATCGCCAGCCACGGCCAGGCGTGGACGCCGCGGTGGATGCCGATGTCGCCGAGGAACGCCGCCGCACCGAAGCCGGTCCACACCAGCGCGTAGCCGCCGAGAAATGCGGCCTGGGCACGCCCGGCGCGCGGCTGTGCCGCCCCGATCACGCCGAAGAGCCGGATGAGGGGAAGGCTGCTGGGCAGCATCATCGCGGTGATCATCGCCTGCCACGCAAGGAGGAAGAGCAGCAGTGCCGCCCACACCGGCAGGCGGCTGTGGATGAGGGCGCCGTGGTGCAGGGCGGCGCCGCGCCCGCTCAGCTCGGCCGCGATGGCGAGCAGCCAGGCCGCGGCGATCGCCCCGAGGATGGCGGGACGCGGGAGCCGCCGGCGGGCCCCCGCGGCCGCGCTCACCCCATGAACTCCATCCGGTACTCCGCCTGGATGGCGTTGCGACCCTCGTACGACCACTCGAAGCCCCGCTGCGGCAGTGTCACCCGGTTGAAGGCCGCCTTCCCCACCCAGGCGGGCGAGCCCGGCACGGTGC encodes the following:
- a CDS encoding DUF2182 domain-containing protein — encoded protein: MSAAAGARRRLPRPAILGAIAAAWLLAIAAELSGRGAALHHGALIHSRLPVWAALLLFLLAWQAMITAMMLPSSLPLIRLFGVIGAAQPRAGRAQAAFLGGYALVWTGFGAAAFLGDIGIHRGVHAWPWLAMHPWVVPGVTLAVAGMFQFSALKERCLTVCRHPAALLLRHYRRGAAAALRLGLRHGVFCLGCCWALMLVAFAAGVSNLAWMAAFTAVMVFEKTGPGGDRGAVPVGVALLSFGAMVLVHPAWLPPLFPTV